The Arachis ipaensis cultivar K30076 chromosome B07, Araip1.1, whole genome shotgun sequence genomic interval NNNNNNNNNNNNNNNNNNNNNNNNNNNNNNNNNNNNNNNNNNNNNNNNNNNNNNNNNNNNNNNNNNNNNNNNNNNNNNNNNNNNNNNNNNNNNNNNNNNNNNNNNNNNNNNNNNNNNNNNNNNNNNNNNNNNNNNNNNNNNNNNNNNNNNNNNNNNNNNNNNNNNNNNNNNNNNNNNNNNNNNNNNNNNNNNNNNNNNNNNNNNNNNNNNNNNNNNNNNNNNNNNNNNNNNNNNNNNNNNNNNNNNNNNNNNNNNNNNNNNNNNNNNNNNNNNNNNNNNNNNNNNNNNNNNNNNNNNNNNNNNNNNNNNNNNNNNNNNNNNNNNNNNNNNNNNNNNNNNNNNNNNNNNNNNNNNNNNNNNNNNNNNNNNNNNNNNNNNNNNNNNNNNNNNNNNNNNNNNNNNNNNNNNNNNNNNNNNNNNNNNNNNNNNNNNNNNNNNNNNNNNNNNNNNNNNNNNNNNNNNNNNNNNNNNNNNNNNNNNNNNNNNNNNNNNNNNNNNNNNNNNNNNNNNNNNNNNNNNNNNNNNNNNNNNNNNNNNNNNNNNNNNNNNNNNNNNNNNNNNNNNNNNNNNNNNNNNNNNNNNNNNNNNNNNNNNNNNNNNNNNNNNNNNNNNNNNNNNNNNNNNNNNNNNNNNNNNNNNNNNNNNNNNNNNNNNNNNNNNNNNNNNNNNNNNNNNNNNNNNNNNNNNNNNNNNNNNNNNNNNNNNNNNNNNNNNNNNNNNNNNNNNNNNNNNNNNNNNNNNNNNNNNNNNNNNNNNNNNNNNNNNNNNNNNNNNNNNNNNNNNNNNNNNNNNNNNNNNNNNNNNNNNNNNNNNNNNNNNNNNNNNNNNNNNNNNNNNNNNNNNNNNNNNNNNNNNNNNNNNNNNNNNNNNNNNNNNNNNNNNNNNNNNNNNNNNNNNNNNNNNNNNNNNNNNNNNNNNNNNNNNNNNNNNNNNNNNNNNNNNNNNNNNNNNNNNNNNNNNNNNNNNNNNNNNNNNNNNNNNNNNNNNNNNNNNNNNNNNNNNNNNNNNNNNNNNNNNNNNNNNNNNNNNNNNNNNNNNNNNNNNNNNNNNNNNNNNNNNNNNNNNNNNNNNNNNNNNNNNNNNNNNNNNNNNNNNNNNNNNNNNNNNNNNNNNNNNNNNNNNNNNNNNNNNNNNNNNNNNNNNNNNNNNNNNNNNNNNNNNNNNNNNNNNNNNNNNNNNNNNNNNNNNNNNNNNNNNNNNNNNNNNNNNNNNNNNNNNNNNNNNNNNNNNNNNNNNNNNNNNNNNNNNNNNNNNNNNNNNNNNNNNNNNNNNNNNNNNNNNNNNNNNNNNNNNNNNNNNNNNNNNNNNNNNNNNNNNNNNNNNNNNNNNNNNNNNNNNNNNNNNNNNNNNNNNNNNNNNNNNNNNNNNNNNNNNNNNNNNNNNNNNNNNNNNNNNNNNNNNNNNNNNNNNNNNNNNNNNNNNNNNNNNNNNNNNNNNNNNNNNNNNNNNNNNNNNNNNNNNNNNNNNNNNNNNNNNNNNNNNNNNNNNNNNNNNNNNNNNNNNNNNNNNNNNNNNNNNNNNNNNNNNNNNNNNNNNNNNNNNNNNNNNNNNNNNNNNNNNNNNNNNNNNNNNNNNNNNNNNNNNNNNNNNNNNNNNNNNNNNNNNNNNNNNNNNNNNNNNNNNNNNNNNNNNNNNNNNNNNNNNNNNNNNNNNNNNNNNNNNNNNNNNNNNNNNNNNNNNNNNNNNNNNNNNNNNNNNNNNNNNNNNNNNNNNNNNNNNNNNNNNNNNNNNNNNNNNNNNNNNNNNNNNNNNNNNNNNNNNNNNNNNNNNNNNNNNNNNNNNNNNNNNNNNNNNNNNNNNNNNNNNNNNNNNNNNNNNNNNNNNNNNNNNNNNNNNNNNNNNNNNNNNNNNNNNNNNNNNNNNNNNNNNNNNNNNNNNNNNNNNNNNNNNNNNNNNNNNNNNNNNNNNNNNNNNNNNNNNNNNNNNNNNNNNNNNNNNNNNNNNNNNNNNNNNNNNNNNNNNNNNNNNNNNNNNNNNNNNNNNNNNNNNNNNNNNNNNNNNNNNNNNNNNNNNNNNNNNNNNNNNNNNNNNNNNNNNNNNNNNNNNNNNNNNNNNNNNNNNNNNNNNNNNNNNNNNNNNNNNNNNNNNNNNNNNNNNNNNNNNNNNNNNNNNNNNNNNNNNNNNNNNNNNNNNNNNNNNNNNNNNNNNNNNNNNNNNNNNNNNNNNNNNNNNNNNNNNNNNNNNNNNNNNNNNNNNNNNNNNNNNNNNNNNNNNNNNNNNNNNNNNNNNNNNNNNNNNNNNNNNNNNNNNNNNNNNNNNNNNNNNNNNNNNNNNNNNNNNNNNNNNNNNNNNNNNNNNNNNNNNNNNNNNNNNNNNNNNNNNNNNNNNNNNNNNNNNNNNNNNNNNNNNNNNNNNNNNNNNNNNNNNNNNNNNNNNNNNNNNNNNNNNNNNNNNNNNNNNNNNNNNNNNNNNNNNNNNNNNNNNNNNNNNNNNNNNNNNNNNNNNNNNNNNNNNNNNNNNNNNNNNNNNNNNNNNNNNNNNNNNNNNNNNNNNNNNNNNNNNNNNNNNNNNNNNNNNNNNNNNNNNNNNNNNNNNNNNNNNNNNNCCGTCGGTTCCTTCACCATGCCCTGGATGAGCGACCGGTTACCCGATCCTGGCTTTGTGCTCGCGAGCTTCGACAAAAGGTTTGCTCGTGTGTTCTTTTCTCTTGGAACGTGCTGGATAATGACCTCCTGGAACTGGCTTGTCATTTGCTTAACCTTTTCCAAGTACTTTTGGAGGAGGGggtcccgggcttggtagctCCCGTTTATCTGCGAGGTGACGACTTgggagtcgctgcatacttcgacTCTCGTCGCCCCGACTTCCCGAGCCAGCATCAGTCCGCCTAGGAGAgcctcgtattctgcttggttgttcgacacggggaactcgaacttggtcgattgctcatagatgacccctgctgggctttccaagatgacccctgctcccccggacgtttggttggaggctccgtccacATGAAGCCTCCATCGTGTGCCCGCTTCCTCGGGAGGGTCGCTTGTTACTTCCACCAAGAAGTCTGCCATCGCTTGGGCCTTAATTGCGTGTCGCGGCTCGTCTCAATCCCAGGGCATCGAAAACGTttcggaacatgatgtttgagtctgcccccgtgtctaccaggattcgtttgacgaggccAGTTCCGACCCtcgccgtgatgaccatgggcggactttccgggacttcgtcaaaccattggtcctccggGCCGAAAGAGATAGGTGGGAGACCCTTAAGACTTCTAACAGGTGGGGTGGAGACCGCTAAGACCTTGGCATCTTTCTTCTGCGCCGATTTCGACCTCGGGGCGGTATTCCTGGCCGTCACCACGTTTACCACCGTGAGACCGTGATCGTCTCCCTCTGGCTCCTGTCGTCGTCTTGTTGGTCGGGGTTTGTCCTCGTTGTCGTTGTCCCGGTTGCGTCTCCTTGGTTCCCTtataaggtgggagaagtcggcGAGTTTGCCGTCCCTGATAGCTTGCTCGAGGGCATCCTTTAGGtcaaagcagtcttgggtcttgtgcccgtaacccttgtggtactcgcagtagaggttcttgtttcctcccgtcctgtccttcagtggtcggggcttcgacagTATCCCCTTTTCTGCTATCTGTTGGAAAACTTCAGTGATCGATGCCGTgaggggggtgtagttggtgaacttcccaactcgggggaacggtttgggtggtttactcggaccgccgtccttggcgtgttcctttggtctttctcTGGCTTCGAAGTGCCGGGGttggttgtaggcgggctgccgtttattggcagccacaaCCCGGCTGACTTCCTCGTCATTAATGTATTCTTTGGCCATCGGGAAAGCGCGACATCTGACCTCATCTCCCaccccttctaggttcatcctggcctcaaaggccgtcaagTGTTCCAGGGGGTCTTGCGTTCCGTCATACTTCATGTCTGTCGGCTTGTCGAAGTGTTTTGGTAGTCGGACCTCGAGTACAGAGCGGTGGAAAGGGGTCGCTCCTATTATGACGGGTCCTCGGGCATTTCTTCTCGACTCATTGTTCTCGCGGTGGGCTTCCTCGTCGCCTCTGTTGGACGCGCGCCGCCTTTCGTGTTGGGCGTAGATAATGGGGTCGCGACTTCTTCTTCTGGGGCGTACCCGTTCCTCAGTGCTCTCCGACTCGTGTTGGGGGCTCGGCGTGCGCCTCGAGCGGCTCCTTGAGCAGGAACGGGTGGGGCTCCGCTCTGGGGAGCGTTGGTCGCGCTCTCTTTCTGCTAGCCTGCGCTCTAAGTCCTGCATTCTGTGGCGTAGTTCCTGCATTATTCTGGCATGGTTATCACCCGtccccccgaaggggcgtctTTCGTGAGTCTGCGTTGCATCCCTCGGGGGCGACCGTTGCTGTCGCCGGGATTCCGTCGCGACGGCGCCTCCCCCGAGCGCGGGAGGCGCTACCTCAGAACCTGTCCCAGCCTGGACCAGCACGAAGTCCATGGACGAGTCTgaatccccacagacggcgccaatgttcggtaaaccgggtaccggacggttcgggttaaGATCCTGAGGTCAACGTTTCGGATGGTGGAGGGGCTCGTCTGGTCGTGGTTTCCTGGTCCCGAGTGGGCGAGATCCCGAGCACTTACGGAGAGGNNNNNNNNNNNNNNNNNNNNNNNNNNNNNNNNNNNNNNNNNNNNNNNNNNNNNNNNNNNNNNNNNNNNNNNNNNNNNNNNNNNNNNgtgcgaggtcccgagcacttcgtatgtaggggggggtgccacctgcaaagacactccgacgctcttgtcagaatatgtgcaggcggaaAGGAGGTGGTCTAagaatgtgacgtaccttggggggagagccaacctcccccttatatacatgtcagtagtgggccctTCCAGTGGACAGGCCCATACCCTGAAAGGTGTTGTCCCACGGCTGTGTGcgagccgtacgggacgcgtgtccgggtcgggtggaGGACGCACCACTGGGCCGGCGAGaactcgggtcgggttgacccgcgcgagttttgggccaggccgtaacaatgCATAAATGAATTGATGCTAACTAATGCCACTGGTATGATGAAAACTGAACTAATGCAATTTAACaaattctaatataatacacaaataCACTAAAACTGAACTAATGCAATTTAAGAAAAAAAGTAGAAACAGAACAAGCTCAATTTCTGcaattttaatacaaataatttaaattgcagaatacAACAAGTTAACTAGATTTCAAAATACAAgcataattttataaactaaattctcataatagaagcataatagaagtataatgaaaaaaaaaaaaattcaaggatctatttgtccttcgaactttatttgcaaaatgacgtcaaggacttatttgtccttcgaactttattccccttccagcgtggcaccgtaacggacacctggacaccgtttcaaccacgtcagccagttccgtttggtgtatgagaggcaaatagacggaaggactaaattgtcctccgtttgttaaagtcagggacttttttgtatttaaattttgtcaggGATGTATTCGTCAAAAAGTTAAAAAGTCAGGGACCTATCTATCTTTTTCCCAAAAATCTAAGAATAACGTAAGTGTTTGCAGATTAAATGATACACCATGGTAGTTATAATCATGTGTTCAAAGTATATACATATATTGgtgaattaatattaattaatttgacAATAAACAACACTCTAATTTTGGTAATTAAAAAGGACTTTTGTACCTAACATATATTGGTGAATTATATTAGGTGTATAAATTCTTATCCTCTTGGATGGGGAAGTATCTTGCAAATCTCTttggagaaaaagagaaaaagcaaaaaCGAAAGAACATAGCTGTTATAAAACTCTTTGTTAACCATGTGTGGCAAGTTGGAGATGATGTTAATGGTGACCAACCATTGCAGCACAGAGTCACCCTTCAGAATGTGGATAGCACTGAGACAATTAACATCACTTCTCCCGATGGCCAAAGCTATGGTCAGAACTGGAGTTTTCTTAGATCAGTAAGTTTCTTATCACCTTTATATTCCGAGGTGGCTACTGATGTCTTCATGTGAAAATCATAACCAAGATGTTGCATTGTATTATGTTTGATAATTTAGTTAGACATATCAAATCATCTAATGATTCTCAGCTGTTATCTTTACATAAAGACATCTCCGTATATGTTCAAATAATacaattgatataaagtttaagATGATTTGATTTATAACTAATTTTTTTCCCTTCTAAATTTACATACATATCTTTGCATGATGGATTcttcaaatttataattaatgttgcctttttttttcttcttaagaCCTACAAGTGTATTCATATCATGAACCTTACTTTTTTATTTCATATACCTCATTATTTGTATATTTATACCCAGTTAGCATGCATCATCATCAATAAACAATAGTAATGGGTATTATATATTGAGAATAAATTCTTTGCTTGTGTGCTTTGTAGAGACATacaatacatatatacataagtaATGTTTTTTGTGGTTGGAATTGAATGAATTAGTCAGGTGCATGGAGTTCTAAACATCATAGGGTGGGGAACACTACTACCAATTGGAGTAATAATAGCTCGGTACTTTAGAGTGTTTCCATTTATTTGGGACAAAGTTTGGTTCAATATCCACGTTGGTTTCCAATTAACTGGTTTTCTAATTGGCACTGCAGGTTGGGCTATTGGTCTTAGTCTTGGAAGATCTTCAGAGTATTACACCTTCCACACTCATCGAACCTTTGGCATTCTCATTTTCACATTTAGCACAATCCAAGtaatattcttcttcttctctctttttgtcTATAGTTTGATTTCTACAATTTATATCTTAATAAAGTCATGCATGCACATATATAGTTGTATGCAAGATGAAGCTAATTTTTATGCAGATTTAACCAATAAAATTTCAGGATAATAATATATTATAGTAAATAGTTATGACATTAGTAGTTAATTATTTAGGGTGATTTGAGGTTTCGATTTACAGACAATAAAATGAAATATTAAGACAAACGATTTAAATTATTCTTATTGTCTCTATTTTATCTGTTTAGATATTGTTATTATACAAAAATATGGAGACATTTGCTAcaaaaactagtttaattatgaTAAACTAAGTTAGACACACTATGTGATTGGAAaaggaaaaataacaaaaaagatgaaaaaaaaagaataaaaaaggtaAAAGGTGGAAGTGGTGTGTATGAAAATTCTAATTTGGAATTTTCTTTAAATATATTTTTGCAATATTCACTCctcttttataaaataaataaataaataatctggTCTGACAAGCTGTTACGTACTACCAAACCACCCCCTCCCCAAATTTGGCAGTACAAGTTTGGCGGATTTAAAATACCTGCCTTTTGAGGGGCTTAGCGGACCGGCCTGATAAATTTGGCTCATTTTGTCATATTTAGGCGCGCACACATACAGTTAGTCAGTTACCCTTTGTCTTTGTCTCAACCCTGTATTTTTGTATTGAAGCATACATACTAATGTAGTGTAGTGAATTTTGTGCATTTTCAGATCGTTGTCATTTCGGTTAAAGCCGAAGATTACTGATGATTATAGAAAATACTGGAATATGTACCATCATTTTCTTGGCTATGGACTACTTGCAATCATAGTCATAAACATATTCAAAGGGATTTCAATGTTGAAAGGAGGAGTTGGATGGAAATGGGCATACATTGGAATCATTGCGTTTTTGGGTGCCATTATACTCACTTTTGAGATTGTCACATGGCTACGTTTCATGTTGAAGCTACCAGCAATCTCAATTCCACCAAAAGAAAACAAGACTAATAATAATCCCACACAAAACAAACATTAGCCATGCATGTACACAAGAGGCTGCAAAAATCTTGCTTTCATAATgtgttctttttttctttttgcccATTTTACAATTGAAATTAGAAGTTGTTTTTTTGTTCTTCTTATTATTTTTGGGTTTTGTGGAAAATAAGGAAGCATTACCCTGATATTTGTATGTgacaataatatattttttaaatcttatATATCAATGATAATCTATGTGTCTTATATCAGAAGGAGATAGAATCGGTGAAACATTTATTTCTATACTGTGAGCTAACATGGCATGTGTGGTGCAGTTGGTTGAGGTCTCTTGGGAAGGTGTGGCCTATTCCTGAAACCATTAGGAAAAAAAGAGGGTATTAAATATGCATTAAATTTAATAGATTGATTTATGTTGAAGAATCCACCCATCCAAACTTTTGTatatcaaaaaattttttttagagtagtgctagggagccaatggcctaaacgtacaatgtgtacaatgagctAAATTTTTGGTTTATGAATAAAATGAaaccagggataataaacatctcatgttataaaaaattaattttgggttcaccaaggttcaaactcttgaccttgcggatctagaactctaataccatgtcttGAAACCACTCATCCTAAAAGTATAACCTGACAgaacaatgtaacactaataatcatatctctaatactttctaaaTCTTCGTTAGGTCATTGGCTCCTtatactttctcttttttttatggtGTAATACTTCTTTTGAGTAAAATCCTAAAAAAGGTAAATTGAAATGTAATATTATAAAAGATTTACTGGTGTCCGTCTTATTCTTTTTTTTGAGCTT includes:
- the LOC110264777 gene encoding cytochrome b561 and DOMON domain-containing protein At5g35735-like; amino-acid sequence: MGKYLANLFGEKEKKQKRKNIAVIKLFVNHVWQVGDDVNGDQPLQHRVTLQNVDSTETINITSPDGQSYGQNWSFLRSSGAWSSKHHRVGNTTTNWSNNSSVGLLVLVLEDLQSITPSTLIEPLAFSFSHLAQSKSLSFRLKPKITDDYRKYWNMYHHFLGYGLLAIIVINIFKGISMLKGGVGWKWAYIGIIAFLGAIILTFEIVTWLRFMLKLPAISIPPKENKTNNNPTQNKH
- the LOC107606554 gene encoding pre-mRNA-splicing factor 38B-like, translated to MDFVLVQAGTGSEVAPPALGGGAVATESRRQQRSPPRDATQTHERRPFGGTGDNHARIMQELRHRMQDLERRLAERERDQRSPERSPTRSCSRSRSRRTPSPQHESESTEERVRPRRRSRDPIIYAQHERRRASNRGDEEAHRENNESRRNARGPVIIGATPFHRSVLEVRLPKHFDKPTDMKYDGTQDPLEHLTAFEARMNLEGVGDEGRQTRRLLPPYKGTKETQPGQRQRGQTPTNKTTTGARGRRSRSHGGKRGDGQEYRPEVEIGAEERCQGLSGLHPTC